One segment of Dioscorea cayenensis subsp. rotundata cultivar TDr96_F1 unplaced genomic scaffold, TDr96_F1_v2_PseudoChromosome.rev07_lg8_w22 25.fasta BLBR01000910.1, whole genome shotgun sequence DNA contains the following:
- the LOC120255248 gene encoding LOW QUALITY PROTEIN: probable disease resistance protein RXW24L (The sequence of the model RefSeq protein was modified relative to this genomic sequence to represent the inferred CDS: deleted 2 bases in 1 codon), with protein sequence MAESAVSQVVTRLAGLLSQEFWLLYGLRDEVEWMERELRWIKCFLKDADAKGKRDERVKNWVNEVIQVAYQAEDAIDTFLIKVNHQSNGWLSRIKYWFKPSALIARHNVGVEIGKIKERLNEIKVSREAYGIQNLSEDGDASNLISIIRRCHFLYQYSDDADVVGLFNDQKILLGQLMDQQQQRLCVISIVGTGGLGKTTLAWKLYKPMVVLAIISTSAFGTVSQENSLMELLRKMFEEVRQIEKEKLEKMTENDFIDMLNDSLRAQRFLIVLDDIWREDVWNQMQRSFPDVNNGSRVLITTRFLNVAKGADPRSTPYQLPLLNDDESMKLLLKKAKPYEDVEANFTNELLDIGLRLMDKCGGLSLALVVLGGLLSIKDKTPVVWRRVLETMDWAAEGRQCQEILALSYEDLPYHMKSCFLYLGAYPKDYEISGNELIWQWIAEGFIPQEERKTMEDTGEAILEELIQRSLIHVNMRKNNGSVKKCGVHDLLLDFTRSTAKKDIFLTVCSNENDQPTYLTSSRHVAFHNINDTKINEISRVYTMHGLRTLMAFGLRYLSIDSPIFRFKLLRVLDLTESIRLPKQIKLLIHLRYLRLGDVNYLPSSIGNFQSLETVLLSHGREIPITLWKMKTLRHVQVLRCNPPQSLELKNLLTLENVAFGSYKTIN encoded by the exons ATGGCTGAATCCGCTGTTTCACAGGTGGTAACCAGGCTTGCCGGGCTCTTGTCTCAAGAATTCTGGTTGTTGTATGGATTGCGTGATGAGGTGGAGTGGATGGAAAGAGAGCTCCGTTGGATTAAATGCTTTCTCAAGGACGCTGAtgcaaaaggaaagagagatgAAAGGGTGAAGAACTGGGTGAATGAAGTAATACAAGTTGCTTACCAAGCTGAAGACGCCATTGATACTTTCCTCATTAAGGTGAATCATCAGTCCAATGGTTGGCTGAGTCGCATCAAATACTG GTTTAAACCAAGCGCGTTGATAGCAAGGCATAATGTTGGTGTGGAGATTGGTAAGATAAAAGAAAGGCTTAATGAGATCAAGGTTAGTAGAGAAGCCTATGGGATTCAAAACTTGAGTGAGGATGGAGATGCTTCCAACTTAATATCCATAATAAGGAGATGCCATTTCTTATATCAATATTCTGATGATGCTGATGTAGTTGGGCTCTTTAATGATCAGAAAATCCTACTGGGACAACTGATggatcaacaacaacaaaggcTTTGTGTCATTAGCATAGTTGGTACTGGTGGTCTTGGCAAAACAACCCTTGCATGGAAACTCTACAAGCCTATGGTGGTCTTAGCAATCATTTCGACAAGCGCATTTGGG ACAGTCTCTCAAGAAAATAGTTTAATGGAGCTTCTTAGAAAGATGTTTGAAGAAGTTCGTCAGATTGAAAAGGAGAAGTTGGAGAAAATGACAGAAAATGATTTCATAGACATGCTTAATGACTCACTAAGAGCACAAAGGTTTCTTATTGTATTGGATGATATTTGGCGAGAGGATGTATGGAATCAGATGCAAAGAAGTTTTCCGGATGTGAACAATGGAAGTAGGGTCTTAATCACCACTCGGTTTCTTAATGTTGCAAAGGGAGCAGATCCAAGAAGCACTCCGTACCAACTTCCGCTTTTGAATGATGATGAGAGTATGAAGCTTCTTCTCAAGAAGGCAAAGCCTTATGAAGATGTTGAGGCAAATTTCACCAATGAATTGCTTGATATCGGCCTTCGTCTCATGGACAAATGCGGTGGCCTATCTCTGGCTTTAGTTGTTCTTGGAGGTCTCCTATCTATAAAAGACAAAACACCTGTTGTGTGGCGAAGAGTGTTGGAGACGATGGATTGGGCGGCAGAAGGAAGACAATGCCAAGAAATACTTGCTTTGAGCTATGAAGATCTTCCGTATCATAtgaaatcatgttttctttatttgggCGCTTACCCTAAGGATTATGAGATCTCTGGCAATGAGTTAATCTGGCAATGGATTGCAGAAGGCTTCATACCACAGGAAGAAAGAAAGACCATGGAGGATACAGGGGAAGCTATTTTAGAGGAGTTGATTCAGAGGAGCTTGATTCATGTAAATATGAGGAAAAACAATGGGAGTGTGAAGAAATGTGGCGTCCATGATCTACTACTGGATTTTACAAGATCTACAGCTAAGAAAGACATCTTCCTTACAGTTTGTTCCAATGAAAATGATCAACCAACTTATTTGACGTCGTCTCGCCATGTGGCTTTCCACAATATCAATGACACCAAGATCAATGAAATCTCTAGAGTCTATACAATGCATGGACTCAGGACTTTGATGGCATTTGGTCTACGTTATCTTTCAATTGATTCTCCAATATTTAGATTTAAGCTTCTAAGGGTGCTTGATTTGACTGAGTCAATAAGATTACCAAAACAGATCAAGCTCTTGATCCATTTACGTTATTTAAGGCTGGGCGATGTTAATTACCTACCATCGTCGATAGGAAACTTTCAATCCTTAGAAACTGTTCTTCTAAGTCATGGAAGAGAGATACCAATCACACTATGGAAGATGAAGACACTAAGACATGTACAAGTCTTGCGGTGCAACCCACCACAAAGTCTTGAGCTAAAAAATCTCCTCACACTTGAGAATGTAGCATTCGGATCCTATAAAACAATAAACTGA